In Salvelinus alpinus chromosome 22, SLU_Salpinus.1, whole genome shotgun sequence, one genomic interval encodes:
- the LOC139549442 gene encoding protein NLRC3-like isoform X2, with protein sequence MNNKKRRTIAKTINPKKPKWNKNLLGTKPCIRKIWGQPCRLSASCPQCRERLLRSPLTATSEQILREHNDPTTSNRETSLGDQPTTEQTEASLPLPSSYFSSNCQPLHSSISPHPLPPCTHPHLFSLSSTASPHNPSLPSSILSDPPSLLSPILPVSPSLMLPPHAPSHSYIAQSGGTNFAPQLSNNFFSGPVNISMPSHQRVDLSQAPQGSDQEDGVLQRVKANLKARMKSRCEHLFEGNSRNETPLKNIYTELYITAGETEGVCNEHEVLQIETASRTCTSEDTPINCNDIFKPLPGQNRIITTVMTKGIAGIGKTVTVQKFILDWAEGKANQHLDFIFLLPFRELNLFKKQSSLHSLLCGFYHELGDIEDANTIAGCQVLFIFDGLDESRFALDFNQNETLFDIAEEAPIDVLLTNLIKGNLSPRASLWITSRPAAANKIPRKNITKMTEVRGFNDLQEEEYFRKRFCSDAKLANRIISHIKTTRSLNIMCHIPVFCWITATVLWEKFRDDCKEIPKTLSEMYTHFVLIQTNLKNQKYHNIEETDARRILKSDKEIILKLAKLAFEHLTKSNFIFYEKDLRECGIDIKKVSVQSGLCTEIFKQEVGLYSKTVYCFLHLTIQEYFAALYLLYCYTTDNMEVLKSFLNDTLVEEDSLLSKHVGYHLDASQRDGPGESLESDQLEYCEEISTLEEEPEEHCLLDDEAVEGSDSESSELVLHEKPAFHVLLKSAVLNALESENGHLDIMLRFLLGLSLDSNQILLQDLLPEMESCAESVEETKKYIKEMLRYYKSPERCINLLFCLAEINDNTLLEEVQAYLRPGNHGGKKLSPEQCTALAYVLMSTGILHEFDPKKYNTSEEGQWRMIPVVKCCINALLSNWNITEKLCGVVASALKSSNSPLQKLDLSYNYLQNSSMDLICAGLSSQHCKLKILRLNRCNLTAECCSALESALSSDSSHLRDLDLSDNELQDSGVKLLSAGLQKLETLKLSSCGVTKEGCTSLASALRSNISNLRELDLSDNDLYDSGVKLLSAVLGNPHCKLETLSDVFSLEAVWLYCLRGRMCFSDLSSEVKRLKPEGAGSELQSPRRHRSETALCSTGGSTFHTKCGTQ encoded by the exons ATGAATAACAAAAAGAGACGGACCATTGCAAAGACGATCAATCCAAAG AAACCTAAGTGGAACAAGAATCTCCTTGGCACCAAGCCATGCATTAGAAAGATATGGGGCCAACCTTGCCGACTGTCAGCATCCTGTCCCCAGTGTAGGGAGAGGCTTCTGCGTTCCCCCCTCACTGCCACTTCTGAACAGATACTACGAGAACACAACGACCCAACCACAAGCAACAGAGAAACGA gTCTAGGAGATCAACCAACCACTGAGCAGACAGAAGCGTCACTACCACTCCCATCTTCTTATTTTTCATCAAACTGCCAgcctctccattcctccatttCGCCACACCCCCTTCCACCCTGCACTCATCCCCACCTTTTCTCTCTGTCGTCCACAGCTTCACCACAcaatccctctctcccatcctccattTTATCTGACCCTCCTTCTCTCTTGTCACCCATTTTACCAGTCTCCCCATCCCTCATGTTACCACCACATGCTCCCAGCCATTCCTACATTGCCCAGTCTGGAGGCACTAACTTTGCACCTCAACTCAGCAACAACTTCTTTTCGGGCCCTGTTAATATTAGCATGCCATCTCACCAGAGAG TAGACTTGTCACAGGCTCCACAAGGCAGTGATCA AGAGGATGGTGTCCTACAGAGAGTCAAAGCGAATCTTAAAGCCAGAATGAAAAGCCGCTGTGAACACCTGTTTGAAGGCAACTCCAGAAATGAAACTCCTCTCAAAAATATTTACACAGAACTCTACATCACAGCAGGAGAGACTGAAGGGGTCTGTAATGAACATGAGGTGTTGCAGATCGAGACAGCATCCAGAACATGCACATCAGAAGACACTCCTATCAATTGCAACGACATCTTTAAACCTTTACCTGGACAGAACAGAATAATCACAACTGTGATGACCAAGGGCATTGCTGGGATCGGAAAAACAGTCACAGTCCAGAAGTTCATCCTTGACTGGGCAGAAGGAAAAGCCAATCAGCATCTGGATTTTATATTTCTGCTTCCATTCCGGGAATTGAATTTGTTCAAAAAGCAGTCCAGTCTTCATAGCCTTCTGTGTGGCTTCTACCATGAACTTGGAGATATAGAGGATGCAAATACAATTGCAGGTTGTCAAGTTCTGTTCATCTTCGATGGTCTGGATGAAAGCCGATTTGCACTTGATTTTAATCAAAacgaaacattgtttgacatagCAGAAGAAGCGCCCATTGATGTCCTATTGACAAATCTCATTAAGGGGAATCTGTCACCAAGAGCTAGCCTCTGGATAACCTCCCGACCAGCAGCAGCCAATAAAATCCCCAGGAAGAACATTACAAAGATGACAGAAGTGCGTGGGTTCAATGACTTGCAGGaggaggagtacttcaggaagagaTTCTGTTCAGATGCAAAGCTGGCCAACAGAATCATCTCACACATAAAGACAACAAGGAGCCTCAACATCATGTGCCACATTCCTGTCTTCTGCTGGATCACTGCTACAGTTCTATGGGAGAAGTTCAGAGATGACTGCAAAGAAATCCCTAAAACCCTTTCTGAGATGTACACACACTTCGTGCTCATTCAGACAAACCTGAAGAACCAGAAGTACCATAACATCGAAGAGACAGATGCGCGGAGGATCTTGAAATCAGATAAAGAAATCATTCTAAAGCTGGCCAAGCTAGCTTTTGAACACCTGACGAAAAGCAATTTCATATTTTATGAGAAGGATCTGAGAGAGTGTGGCATTGACATCAAAAAAGTTTCAGTGCAATCTGGATTGTGCACAGAAATCTTCAAACAAGAGGTTGGGCTCTACAGCAAGACAGTCTACTGCTTTTTGCATTTGACCATCCAGGAGTACTTTGCCGCACTGTATTTGCTTTACTGCTACACAACTGATAACATGGAGGTGCTGAAGTCTTTCCTCAATGACACGTTGGTTGAGGAAGACTCTCTGTTGAGCAAACACGTTGGATACCATTTAGATGCTTCACAgagagatgggcctggagaaagtCTGgagtctgaccaattggaatacTGTGAAGAAATCTCCACTCTGGAGGAAGAGCCTGAGGAACATTGTCTTTTGGATGATGAGGCAGTAGAAGGGTCTGACTCTGAGTCTTCAGAGCTGGTTCTACATGAAAAACCAGCCTTTCATGTGTTACTGAAGAGCGCAGTGCTCAATGCCTTGGAGAGTGAAAATGGACATCTGGACATTATGCTCCGCTTCCTTCTTGGCCTCTCACTGGACTCCAATCAGATACTCCTACAAGACCTACTGCCAGAGATGGAGAGCTGTGCAGAGAGTGTTGAGGAAACAAAGAAATACATAAAGGAGATGCTGAGGTATTACAAATCCCCTGAGAGATGCATCAACCTTTTATTCTGCTTGGCTGAAATCAATGACAATACCCTTCTTGAAGAGGTTCAAGCATACTTGAGGCCAGGAAATCATGGAGGAAAAAAGCTCTCACCTGAACAATGCACAGCTCTGGCTTATGTACTAATGTCAACTGGGATTCTGCATGAGTTTGACCCAAAGAAGTACAACACTTCTGAGGAGGGCCAATGGAGGATGATTCCAGTTGTGAAGTGCTGCATAAATGCCCT ACTTTCTAACTGGAACATCACAGAGAAATTGTGTGGAGTAGTGGCTTCAGCTCTCAAGTCATCAAACTCCCCACTGCAAAAGCTGGACCTGAGTTACAATTACCTGCAGAACTCCAGTATGGATCTAATCTGTGCCGGGTTGAGTAGTCAACACTGTAAACTGAAAATATTGAG GCTAAATCGATGCAATCTAACAGCGGAATGCTGTTCAGCTTTGGAGTCTGCTCTTAGCTCAGACTCGTCACACCTGAGAGACCTGGACCTGAGTGACAATGAGCTCCAGGATTCTGGTGTGaaactgctctctgctggactgcaGAAATTGGAAACATTGAA GTTGTCATCCTGTGGCGTGACAAAGGAAGGTTGTACCTCTTTGGCTTCAGCTCTACGTTCAAATATCTcaaacctgagagagctggacctcaGTGACAATGACCTGTATGATTCAGGCGTGAAGCTGCTGTCTGCTGTACTGGGGAATCCACATTGTAAACTGGAGACACTGAG TGATGTCTTCTCTTTGGAGGCTGTCTGGCTGTATTGTCTCAGAGGAAGGATGTGCTTCTCTGacctcagctctgaggtcaaacgcCTCAAACCTGAGGGAGCTGGAtctgagctacaatcacccaggagacaCAGGAGTGAGACTGCTCTCTGCAGCACGGGAGGATCCACATTTCATACTAAA TGTGGAACACAATGA
- the LOC139549442 gene encoding protein NLRC3-like isoform X3 produces MNNKKRRTIAKTINPKKPKWNKNLLGTKPCIRKIWGQPCRLSASCPQCRERLLRSPLTATSEQILREHNDPTTSNRETSLGDQPTTEQTEASLPLPSSYFSSNCQPLHSSISPHPLPPCTHPHLFSLSSTASPHNPSLPSSILSDPPSLLSPILPVSPSLMLPPHAPSHSYIAQSGGTNFAPQLSNNFFSGPVNISMPSHQRVDLSQAPQGSDQEDGVLQRVKANLKARMKSRCEHLFEGNSRNETPLKNIYTELYITAGETEGVCNEHEVLQIETASRTCTSEDTPINCNDIFKPLPGQNRIITTVMTKGIAGIGKTVTVQKFILDWAEGKANQHLDFIFLLPFRELNLFKKQSSLHSLLCGFYHELGDIEDANTIAGCQVLFIFDGLDESRFALDFNQNETLFDIAEEAPIDVLLTNLIKGNLSPRASLWITSRPAAANKIPRKNITKMTEVRGFNDLQEEEYFRKRFCSDAKLANRIISHIKTTRSLNIMCHIPVFCWITATVLWEKFRDDCKEIPKTLSEMYTHFVLIQTNLKNQKYHNIEETDARRILKSDKEIILKLAKLAFEHLTKSNFIFYEKDLRECGIDIKKVSVQSGLCTEIFKQEVGLYSKTVYCFLHLTIQEYFAALYLLYCYTTDNMEVLKSFLNDTLVEEDSLLSKHVGYHLDASQRDGPGESLESDQLEYCEEISTLEEEPEEHCLLDDEAVEGSDSESSELVLHEKPAFHVLLKSAVLNALESENGHLDIMLRFLLGLSLDSNQILLQDLLPEMESCAESVEETKKYIKEMLRYYKSPERCINLLFCLAEINDNTLLEEVQAYLRPGNHGGKKLSPEQCTALAYVLMSTGILHEFDPKKYNTSEEGQWRMIPVVKCCINALLSNWNITEKLCGVVASALKSSNSPLQKLDLSYNYLQNSSMDLICAGLSSQHCKLKILRLNRCNLTAECCSALESALSSDSSHLRDLDLSDNELQDSGVKLLSAGLQKLETLKLSSCGVTKEGCTSLASALRSNISNLRELDLSDNDLYDSGVKLLSAVLGNPHCKLETLSSEVKRLKPEGAGSELQSPRRHRSETALCSTGGSTFHTKCGTQ; encoded by the exons ATGAATAACAAAAAGAGACGGACCATTGCAAAGACGATCAATCCAAAG AAACCTAAGTGGAACAAGAATCTCCTTGGCACCAAGCCATGCATTAGAAAGATATGGGGCCAACCTTGCCGACTGTCAGCATCCTGTCCCCAGTGTAGGGAGAGGCTTCTGCGTTCCCCCCTCACTGCCACTTCTGAACAGATACTACGAGAACACAACGACCCAACCACAAGCAACAGAGAAACGA gTCTAGGAGATCAACCAACCACTGAGCAGACAGAAGCGTCACTACCACTCCCATCTTCTTATTTTTCATCAAACTGCCAgcctctccattcctccatttCGCCACACCCCCTTCCACCCTGCACTCATCCCCACCTTTTCTCTCTGTCGTCCACAGCTTCACCACAcaatccctctctcccatcctccattTTATCTGACCCTCCTTCTCTCTTGTCACCCATTTTACCAGTCTCCCCATCCCTCATGTTACCACCACATGCTCCCAGCCATTCCTACATTGCCCAGTCTGGAGGCACTAACTTTGCACCTCAACTCAGCAACAACTTCTTTTCGGGCCCTGTTAATATTAGCATGCCATCTCACCAGAGAG TAGACTTGTCACAGGCTCCACAAGGCAGTGATCA AGAGGATGGTGTCCTACAGAGAGTCAAAGCGAATCTTAAAGCCAGAATGAAAAGCCGCTGTGAACACCTGTTTGAAGGCAACTCCAGAAATGAAACTCCTCTCAAAAATATTTACACAGAACTCTACATCACAGCAGGAGAGACTGAAGGGGTCTGTAATGAACATGAGGTGTTGCAGATCGAGACAGCATCCAGAACATGCACATCAGAAGACACTCCTATCAATTGCAACGACATCTTTAAACCTTTACCTGGACAGAACAGAATAATCACAACTGTGATGACCAAGGGCATTGCTGGGATCGGAAAAACAGTCACAGTCCAGAAGTTCATCCTTGACTGGGCAGAAGGAAAAGCCAATCAGCATCTGGATTTTATATTTCTGCTTCCATTCCGGGAATTGAATTTGTTCAAAAAGCAGTCCAGTCTTCATAGCCTTCTGTGTGGCTTCTACCATGAACTTGGAGATATAGAGGATGCAAATACAATTGCAGGTTGTCAAGTTCTGTTCATCTTCGATGGTCTGGATGAAAGCCGATTTGCACTTGATTTTAATCAAAacgaaacattgtttgacatagCAGAAGAAGCGCCCATTGATGTCCTATTGACAAATCTCATTAAGGGGAATCTGTCACCAAGAGCTAGCCTCTGGATAACCTCCCGACCAGCAGCAGCCAATAAAATCCCCAGGAAGAACATTACAAAGATGACAGAAGTGCGTGGGTTCAATGACTTGCAGGaggaggagtacttcaggaagagaTTCTGTTCAGATGCAAAGCTGGCCAACAGAATCATCTCACACATAAAGACAACAAGGAGCCTCAACATCATGTGCCACATTCCTGTCTTCTGCTGGATCACTGCTACAGTTCTATGGGAGAAGTTCAGAGATGACTGCAAAGAAATCCCTAAAACCCTTTCTGAGATGTACACACACTTCGTGCTCATTCAGACAAACCTGAAGAACCAGAAGTACCATAACATCGAAGAGACAGATGCGCGGAGGATCTTGAAATCAGATAAAGAAATCATTCTAAAGCTGGCCAAGCTAGCTTTTGAACACCTGACGAAAAGCAATTTCATATTTTATGAGAAGGATCTGAGAGAGTGTGGCATTGACATCAAAAAAGTTTCAGTGCAATCTGGATTGTGCACAGAAATCTTCAAACAAGAGGTTGGGCTCTACAGCAAGACAGTCTACTGCTTTTTGCATTTGACCATCCAGGAGTACTTTGCCGCACTGTATTTGCTTTACTGCTACACAACTGATAACATGGAGGTGCTGAAGTCTTTCCTCAATGACACGTTGGTTGAGGAAGACTCTCTGTTGAGCAAACACGTTGGATACCATTTAGATGCTTCACAgagagatgggcctggagaaagtCTGgagtctgaccaattggaatacTGTGAAGAAATCTCCACTCTGGAGGAAGAGCCTGAGGAACATTGTCTTTTGGATGATGAGGCAGTAGAAGGGTCTGACTCTGAGTCTTCAGAGCTGGTTCTACATGAAAAACCAGCCTTTCATGTGTTACTGAAGAGCGCAGTGCTCAATGCCTTGGAGAGTGAAAATGGACATCTGGACATTATGCTCCGCTTCCTTCTTGGCCTCTCACTGGACTCCAATCAGATACTCCTACAAGACCTACTGCCAGAGATGGAGAGCTGTGCAGAGAGTGTTGAGGAAACAAAGAAATACATAAAGGAGATGCTGAGGTATTACAAATCCCCTGAGAGATGCATCAACCTTTTATTCTGCTTGGCTGAAATCAATGACAATACCCTTCTTGAAGAGGTTCAAGCATACTTGAGGCCAGGAAATCATGGAGGAAAAAAGCTCTCACCTGAACAATGCACAGCTCTGGCTTATGTACTAATGTCAACTGGGATTCTGCATGAGTTTGACCCAAAGAAGTACAACACTTCTGAGGAGGGCCAATGGAGGATGATTCCAGTTGTGAAGTGCTGCATAAATGCCCT ACTTTCTAACTGGAACATCACAGAGAAATTGTGTGGAGTAGTGGCTTCAGCTCTCAAGTCATCAAACTCCCCACTGCAAAAGCTGGACCTGAGTTACAATTACCTGCAGAACTCCAGTATGGATCTAATCTGTGCCGGGTTGAGTAGTCAACACTGTAAACTGAAAATATTGAG GCTAAATCGATGCAATCTAACAGCGGAATGCTGTTCAGCTTTGGAGTCTGCTCTTAGCTCAGACTCGTCACACCTGAGAGACCTGGACCTGAGTGACAATGAGCTCCAGGATTCTGGTGTGaaactgctctctgctggactgcaGAAATTGGAAACATTGAA GTTGTCATCCTGTGGCGTGACAAAGGAAGGTTGTACCTCTTTGGCTTCAGCTCTACGTTCAAATATCTcaaacctgagagagctggacctcaGTGACAATGACCTGTATGATTCAGGCGTGAAGCTGCTGTCTGCTGTACTGGGGAATCCACATTGTAAACTGGAGACACTGAG ctctgaggtcaaacgcCTCAAACCTGAGGGAGCTGGAtctgagctacaatcacccaggagacaCAGGAGTGAGACTGCTCTCTGCAGCACGGGAGGATCCACATTTCATACTAAA TGTGGAACACAATGA
- the LOC139549442 gene encoding protein NLRC3-like isoform X1 → MNNKKRRTIAKTINPKKPKWNKNLLGTKPCIRKIWGQPCRLSASCPQCRERLLRSPLTATSEQILREHNDPTTSNRETSLGDQPTTEQTEASLPLPSSYFSSNCQPLHSSISPHPLPPCTHPHLFSLSSTASPHNPSLPSSILSDPPSLLSPILPVSPSLMLPPHAPSHSYIAQSGGTNFAPQLSNNFFSGPVNISMPSHQRVDLSQAPQGSDQEDGVLQRVKANLKARMKSRCEHLFEGNSRNETPLKNIYTELYITAGETEGVCNEHEVLQIETASRTCTSEDTPINCNDIFKPLPGQNRIITTVMTKGIAGIGKTVTVQKFILDWAEGKANQHLDFIFLLPFRELNLFKKQSSLHSLLCGFYHELGDIEDANTIAGCQVLFIFDGLDESRFALDFNQNETLFDIAEEAPIDVLLTNLIKGNLSPRASLWITSRPAAANKIPRKNITKMTEVRGFNDLQEEEYFRKRFCSDAKLANRIISHIKTTRSLNIMCHIPVFCWITATVLWEKFRDDCKEIPKTLSEMYTHFVLIQTNLKNQKYHNIEETDARRILKSDKEIILKLAKLAFEHLTKSNFIFYEKDLRECGIDIKKVSVQSGLCTEIFKQEVGLYSKTVYCFLHLTIQEYFAALYLLYCYTTDNMEVLKSFLNDTLVEEDSLLSKHVGYHLDASQRDGPGESLESDQLEYCEEISTLEEEPEEHCLLDDEAVEGSDSESSELVLHEKPAFHVLLKSAVLNALESENGHLDIMLRFLLGLSLDSNQILLQDLLPEMESCAESVEETKKYIKEMLRYYKSPERCINLLFCLAEINDNTLLEEVQAYLRPGNHGGKKLSPEQCTALAYVLMSTGILHEFDPKKYNTSEEGQWRMIPVVKCCINALLSNWNITEKLCGVVASALKSSNSPLQKLDLSYNYLQNSSMDLICAGLSSQHCKLKILRLNRCNLTAECCSALESALSSDSSHLRDLDLSDNELQDSGVKLLSAGLQKLETLKLSSCGVTKEGCTSLASALRSNISNLRELDLSDNDLYDSGVKLLSAVLGNPHCKLETLRLSGCIVSEEGCASLTSALRSNASNLRELDLSYNHPGDTGVRLLSAAREDPHFILNVEHNEECYLKSGLKKYACALTLDPNTTHRKLSLSNSGRTVICEADDHPYCPHIERFDDCPQVLCREVLTGRCYWEAEWSGRAVSVGVAYKDMSRVGKGHDCLLGYNDKSWSLRLLKRRLYICHNNTNKVIPVPSSCADRVGVYLNSSQGTLSFYLVSSDTLTHLHTFHSTFTEPLYPAFSVNDYSSVSLC, encoded by the exons ATGAATAACAAAAAGAGACGGACCATTGCAAAGACGATCAATCCAAAG AAACCTAAGTGGAACAAGAATCTCCTTGGCACCAAGCCATGCATTAGAAAGATATGGGGCCAACCTTGCCGACTGTCAGCATCCTGTCCCCAGTGTAGGGAGAGGCTTCTGCGTTCCCCCCTCACTGCCACTTCTGAACAGATACTACGAGAACACAACGACCCAACCACAAGCAACAGAGAAACGA gTCTAGGAGATCAACCAACCACTGAGCAGACAGAAGCGTCACTACCACTCCCATCTTCTTATTTTTCATCAAACTGCCAgcctctccattcctccatttCGCCACACCCCCTTCCACCCTGCACTCATCCCCACCTTTTCTCTCTGTCGTCCACAGCTTCACCACAcaatccctctctcccatcctccattTTATCTGACCCTCCTTCTCTCTTGTCACCCATTTTACCAGTCTCCCCATCCCTCATGTTACCACCACATGCTCCCAGCCATTCCTACATTGCCCAGTCTGGAGGCACTAACTTTGCACCTCAACTCAGCAACAACTTCTTTTCGGGCCCTGTTAATATTAGCATGCCATCTCACCAGAGAG TAGACTTGTCACAGGCTCCACAAGGCAGTGATCA AGAGGATGGTGTCCTACAGAGAGTCAAAGCGAATCTTAAAGCCAGAATGAAAAGCCGCTGTGAACACCTGTTTGAAGGCAACTCCAGAAATGAAACTCCTCTCAAAAATATTTACACAGAACTCTACATCACAGCAGGAGAGACTGAAGGGGTCTGTAATGAACATGAGGTGTTGCAGATCGAGACAGCATCCAGAACATGCACATCAGAAGACACTCCTATCAATTGCAACGACATCTTTAAACCTTTACCTGGACAGAACAGAATAATCACAACTGTGATGACCAAGGGCATTGCTGGGATCGGAAAAACAGTCACAGTCCAGAAGTTCATCCTTGACTGGGCAGAAGGAAAAGCCAATCAGCATCTGGATTTTATATTTCTGCTTCCATTCCGGGAATTGAATTTGTTCAAAAAGCAGTCCAGTCTTCATAGCCTTCTGTGTGGCTTCTACCATGAACTTGGAGATATAGAGGATGCAAATACAATTGCAGGTTGTCAAGTTCTGTTCATCTTCGATGGTCTGGATGAAAGCCGATTTGCACTTGATTTTAATCAAAacgaaacattgtttgacatagCAGAAGAAGCGCCCATTGATGTCCTATTGACAAATCTCATTAAGGGGAATCTGTCACCAAGAGCTAGCCTCTGGATAACCTCCCGACCAGCAGCAGCCAATAAAATCCCCAGGAAGAACATTACAAAGATGACAGAAGTGCGTGGGTTCAATGACTTGCAGGaggaggagtacttcaggaagagaTTCTGTTCAGATGCAAAGCTGGCCAACAGAATCATCTCACACATAAAGACAACAAGGAGCCTCAACATCATGTGCCACATTCCTGTCTTCTGCTGGATCACTGCTACAGTTCTATGGGAGAAGTTCAGAGATGACTGCAAAGAAATCCCTAAAACCCTTTCTGAGATGTACACACACTTCGTGCTCATTCAGACAAACCTGAAGAACCAGAAGTACCATAACATCGAAGAGACAGATGCGCGGAGGATCTTGAAATCAGATAAAGAAATCATTCTAAAGCTGGCCAAGCTAGCTTTTGAACACCTGACGAAAAGCAATTTCATATTTTATGAGAAGGATCTGAGAGAGTGTGGCATTGACATCAAAAAAGTTTCAGTGCAATCTGGATTGTGCACAGAAATCTTCAAACAAGAGGTTGGGCTCTACAGCAAGACAGTCTACTGCTTTTTGCATTTGACCATCCAGGAGTACTTTGCCGCACTGTATTTGCTTTACTGCTACACAACTGATAACATGGAGGTGCTGAAGTCTTTCCTCAATGACACGTTGGTTGAGGAAGACTCTCTGTTGAGCAAACACGTTGGATACCATTTAGATGCTTCACAgagagatgggcctggagaaagtCTGgagtctgaccaattggaatacTGTGAAGAAATCTCCACTCTGGAGGAAGAGCCTGAGGAACATTGTCTTTTGGATGATGAGGCAGTAGAAGGGTCTGACTCTGAGTCTTCAGAGCTGGTTCTACATGAAAAACCAGCCTTTCATGTGTTACTGAAGAGCGCAGTGCTCAATGCCTTGGAGAGTGAAAATGGACATCTGGACATTATGCTCCGCTTCCTTCTTGGCCTCTCACTGGACTCCAATCAGATACTCCTACAAGACCTACTGCCAGAGATGGAGAGCTGTGCAGAGAGTGTTGAGGAAACAAAGAAATACATAAAGGAGATGCTGAGGTATTACAAATCCCCTGAGAGATGCATCAACCTTTTATTCTGCTTGGCTGAAATCAATGACAATACCCTTCTTGAAGAGGTTCAAGCATACTTGAGGCCAGGAAATCATGGAGGAAAAAAGCTCTCACCTGAACAATGCACAGCTCTGGCTTATGTACTAATGTCAACTGGGATTCTGCATGAGTTTGACCCAAAGAAGTACAACACTTCTGAGGAGGGCCAATGGAGGATGATTCCAGTTGTGAAGTGCTGCATAAATGCCCT ACTTTCTAACTGGAACATCACAGAGAAATTGTGTGGAGTAGTGGCTTCAGCTCTCAAGTCATCAAACTCCCCACTGCAAAAGCTGGACCTGAGTTACAATTACCTGCAGAACTCCAGTATGGATCTAATCTGTGCCGGGTTGAGTAGTCAACACTGTAAACTGAAAATATTGAG GCTAAATCGATGCAATCTAACAGCGGAATGCTGTTCAGCTTTGGAGTCTGCTCTTAGCTCAGACTCGTCACACCTGAGAGACCTGGACCTGAGTGACAATGAGCTCCAGGATTCTGGTGTGaaactgctctctgctggactgcaGAAATTGGAAACATTGAA GTTGTCATCCTGTGGCGTGACAAAGGAAGGTTGTACCTCTTTGGCTTCAGCTCTACGTTCAAATATCTcaaacctgagagagctggacctcaGTGACAATGACCTGTATGATTCAGGCGTGAAGCTGCTGTCTGCTGTACTGGGGAATCCACATTGTAAACTGGAGACACTGAG GCTGTCTGGCTGTATTGTCTCAGAGGAAGGATGTGCTTCTCTGacctcagctctgaggtcaaacgcCTCAAACCTGAGGGAGCTGGAtctgagctacaatcacccaggagacaCAGGAGTGAGACTGCTCTCTGCAGCACGGGAGGATCCACATTTCATACTAAA TGTGGAACACAATGAAGAGTGCTACTTAAAATCAGGCCTGAAGAAGT ATGCCTGTGCACTCACACTGGACCCTAACACAACACACAGAAAGCTGTCTCTGTCCAACAGCGGAAGAACTGTGATATGTGAGGCTGATGATCATCCGTACTGTCCTCACATCGAGAGATTTGATGACTGTCCTcaggtgctgtgtagagaggttctgactgggcgctgttactgggaggcTGAGTGGAGTGGGAGAGCGGTTAGTGtaggtgtggcatataaagacATGAGCAGGGTTGGAAAAGGACATGACTGTTTGCTCGGTTACAATGACAAATCCTGGAGCCTGAGACTCCTCAAACGCAGACTATATATCTGTCACAATAATACGAACAAGGTCATACCTGTCCCCTCTTCCTGCGCTGACAGAGTTGGGGTGTATCTGAACTCCTCACAAGGCACTCTATCCTTCTACCTAGtctcctctgacacactgacccacctgcACACATTCCACTCCACCTTCACTGAACCCCTCTATCCAGCATTTTCAGTCAATGACTATTCATCAGTGTCCCTGTGCTAG